One Amycolatopsis sp. NBC_00355 genomic window carries:
- a CDS encoding EboA domain-containing protein produces MNAWLKKALSDVATDATALRTLFPAVGRKVGRGPSDVPGWTVDDVARVELLEAAPGAAAEMPDLYRYGDAAEKRAVLRGLSVVDIGDAGAELVADALRTNDTRLVTAAMGEYGAAHLDDSAYRHGVLKCVFMGIPLAGIAGLDRRTDEELLRMMRSFAAERTAAGRDVPADLLPLLTEQDV; encoded by the coding sequence GTGAACGCCTGGCTGAAAAAGGCACTGTCCGACGTCGCGACCGACGCGACGGCGTTGCGCACGCTGTTCCCCGCCGTCGGCCGCAAGGTCGGCCGGGGGCCCTCGGACGTCCCGGGGTGGACGGTCGACGACGTGGCCCGGGTGGAGCTGCTCGAAGCGGCTCCGGGGGCCGCCGCCGAGATGCCGGACCTCTACCGCTACGGCGACGCCGCCGAGAAGCGGGCCGTCCTCCGTGGACTGTCCGTTGTGGACATCGGGGACGCCGGGGCGGAACTGGTCGCGGACGCGCTGCGCACCAACGACACTCGGCTCGTCACCGCCGCGATGGGGGAGTACGGCGCCGCGCACCTGGACGACTCCGCCTACCGCCACGGCGTGCTCAAGTGCGTCTTCATGGGCATTCCCCTGGCCGGCATCGCGGGGCTGGACCGCCGGACCGACGAGGAGCTGCTGCGCATGATGCGGTCGTTCGCCGCCGAGCGCACCGCCGCGGGCCGCGACGTGCCCGCCGACCTCCTCCCGCTGCTGACCGAACAGGACGTCTGA
- a CDS encoding sugar phosphate isomerase/epimerase family protein, with product MRFGYGTNGFANHRLGDALRVLADLGYDGVALTLDHQHLDPFGPDLARRVADVAADLDRLGLAVVIETGARFLLDPWRKHSPTFLDLDRAGRIDFLTRAVGIAADLGAEAVSFWSGNKPADLSTEDAWDLLVAGCSDVLKAADDHDVKLGFEPEPGMLVEDLDGYFELARRLGDPARFGLTLDIGHCRCNETASVPDCVRRALPRLVNVQIDDMRRGTHEHLEFGRGEIDFPPVLEALSPYSGLVAVELPRDSHAAPRIARESLEFLRKAVAA from the coding sequence ATGAGATTCGGGTACGGCACCAACGGCTTCGCCAACCACCGCCTCGGCGACGCGCTGCGCGTCCTGGCTGACCTCGGCTACGACGGCGTCGCGCTGACGCTCGACCACCAGCACCTCGACCCGTTCGGCCCGGACCTCGCGCGTCGCGTCGCCGACGTGGCCGCGGACCTGGACCGGCTCGGGCTGGCCGTCGTGATCGAGACGGGCGCCCGGTTCCTGCTGGACCCGTGGCGCAAGCACTCGCCGACGTTCCTCGACCTGGACCGGGCCGGGCGGATCGACTTCCTGACCCGCGCCGTCGGGATCGCCGCGGACCTCGGCGCCGAGGCCGTCTCGTTCTGGAGCGGCAACAAGCCCGCCGATCTGTCCACTGAGGACGCTTGGGATCTCCTGGTCGCGGGCTGCTCGGACGTGCTCAAGGCCGCCGACGACCACGACGTCAAGCTCGGCTTCGAGCCGGAGCCGGGGATGCTCGTCGAGGACCTCGACGGCTACTTCGAATTGGCCCGGCGCCTCGGTGATCCGGCGCGGTTCGGGCTGACGCTGGACATCGGGCACTGCCGGTGCAACGAGACGGCGTCCGTGCCCGACTGCGTCCGGCGCGCCCTGCCGCGGCTGGTGAACGTCCAGATCGACGACATGCGCCGGGGCACCCACGAGCACCTGGAGTTCGGCCGGGGGGAGATCGACTTCCCGCCGGTGCTCGAAGCGCTGTCGCCGTACTCCGGGCTGGTCGCCGTCGAACTGCCGCGCGACAGCCACGCGGCGCCGCGGATCGCCCGCGAGTCGCTGGAGTTCCTGCGCAAGGCGGTGGCGGCGTGA
- a CDS encoding SCO3242 family prenyltransferase: MKALIELVRAPAALTVPGDAVAGAAASGWPFGRRTLALTGASVCIYWAGMALNDYADRDLDAVERPERPIPSGRITPGTALGVATGLTAGGLGIAAVAGGKRALRVALPLAATVWAYDFVLKSTPFGPVAMAAARTLDVLLGAGGARAALPAALTVGAHTMAVTTLSRSEVDGATPALPAATLVATAGVRVAAGRVGPLASALLGTYAVTTGRAQYDAVRDPKAPMIRRAVGAGIHGMIPLQAGLIARTGAWRSALAVAAAFPIARALSRKVSPT, translated from the coding sequence GTGAAGGCGCTCATCGAACTCGTCCGCGCGCCCGCCGCGCTGACCGTGCCCGGGGACGCCGTCGCCGGGGCGGCCGCGTCGGGCTGGCCCTTCGGCCGCCGCACGCTGGCGCTGACCGGCGCGTCAGTCTGCATCTACTGGGCGGGCATGGCGCTCAACGACTACGCCGACCGCGACCTCGACGCGGTGGAACGGCCGGAGCGGCCGATCCCGTCGGGCCGCATCACGCCGGGCACGGCCCTGGGGGTCGCCACCGGGCTCACCGCGGGTGGTCTCGGCATCGCGGCGGTCGCCGGGGGCAAGCGCGCGCTGCGCGTCGCGTTGCCGCTGGCCGCGACCGTGTGGGCGTACGACTTCGTGCTCAAGTCGACGCCGTTCGGGCCGGTCGCGATGGCCGCGGCCCGGACCCTGGACGTCCTGCTCGGGGCGGGTGGCGCCCGGGCGGCCCTGCCCGCCGCGCTGACGGTCGGCGCGCACACGATGGCCGTGACAACGCTGTCGCGGTCCGAAGTGGACGGTGCCACGCCCGCCCTGCCGGCCGCGACGTTGGTCGCGACGGCCGGGGTCCGCGTCGCCGCCGGGCGTGTCGGGCCACTGGCCTCGGCGCTGCTCGGGACGTACGCAGTGACGACCGGGCGGGCGCAGTACGACGCCGTCCGCGACCCGAAGGCGCCGATGATCCGGCGCGCGGTCGGCGCCGGCATCCACGGGATGATCCCGTTGCAGGCCGGGCTGATCGCCCGCACCGGCGCGTGGCGCTCGGCGCTGGCCGTGGCCGCCGCGTTCCCGATCGCCCGGGCGCTGAGCCGGAAGGTGTCGCCGACATGA